One stretch of Patagioenas fasciata isolate bPatFas1 chromosome 9, bPatFas1.hap1, whole genome shotgun sequence DNA includes these proteins:
- the LOC136105162 gene encoding phospholipid scramblase family member 5 has product MASQESKGQNNPVFKDYLPGSSDLPEENKPVEPTSLWKQTSHTHNLPPGLEYLTQLDRIIIHQQVELLEAILGTETSSKYEIKNHLGQRVYFAVEENGCFDRNLCSPIRSFTIRIADNMGREVITVNRPLRCNSCWFPCFLQELEVQSPPGITVGYVVQNWDPFLPKFTIQNESKEDVLKIIGPYVTCGCFEDVDFEVKALNEMSTIGKISKYWSGFVNNAFTNTANFGIQVPVDLDVKIKAVIIGACFLIDLMFFENSLDGL; this is encoded by the exons ATGGCCTCTCAAG AATCTAAGGGACAAAATAACCCAGTCTTCAAGGATTATCTCCCTGGTTCTTCTGACCTTCCAGAAGAGAATAAGCCTGTTGAACCAACAAGTCTCTGGAAGCAAACATCACACACTCATAACTTGCCACCTGGTCTGGAGTACCTGACCCAG ttggaCCGGATAATTATTCATCAGCAGGTGGAGCTTCTTGAAG CCATACTTGGCACAGAGACCTCCAGCAAATATGAGATAAAAAACCATTTGGGACAAAGAGTTTACTTTGCAGTGGAAGAAAATGGTTGCTTTGATCGTAATTTGTGTTCGCCCATAAGGTCTTTCACCATAAGGATTGCTGATAACATGGGCCGAGAAGTGATCACAGTGAACAGACCCTTGAGATGTAACAGCTGCTGGTTCCCCTGCTTCCTGCAAGAG tTAGAAGTTCAGTCCCCACCAGGAATAACAGTTGGATATGTTGTACAGAACTGGGACCCTTTTCTGCCTAAGTTTACTATACAGAATGAAAGCAAAGAAGATGTACTAAAAATAATTGGCCCATATGTAACTTGTGGCTGTTTTGAAGATGTTGACTTTGAG GTAAAAGCTCTCAATGAGATGTCAACGATTGGCAAAATTTCCAAGTACTGGTCTGGATTTGTAAACAATGCCTTCACCAACACTGCCAACTTTGGGATCCAAGTCCCTGTAGATCTTGACGTGAAAATCAAGGCAGTAATAATTGGTGCTTGTTTCCTCATT GACTTAATGTTCTTTGAAAACTCTTTGGATGGATTATAA
- the LOC136105276 gene encoding phospholipid scramblase 1 isoform X2, with protein sequence MGVPPGLAVPPIQNQPFVKEGTIWMPVPPPIPNCPPGLEYLTQIDQILIHQQIELLEILTGFETNNKYEIKNTLGQRVYFAAEDTDCCTRNCCGPSRPFTLRIIDNLGHEVITLQRPLRCSSCCFPCCLQELEVQAPPGTPVGYVVQNWHPCLPKFTIQNEKKMDILKIIGPCVVCSCCEDINFEVKSVDETATVGRISKQWTGFVREAFTDADNFGITFPMDLDVKMKAVMIGACFLIDFMFFEHAGDKKQRAGVWQ encoded by the exons ATGGGAGTCCCACCTGGCCTTGCTGTTCCGCCCATCCAGAACCAACCCTTTGTGAAGGAGGGGACAATCTGGATGCCTGTCCCACCTCCTATCCCCAACTGCCCTCCTGGACTGGAATACCTCACACAG ATTGACCAGATATTAATTCATCAGCAAATTGAACTTCTTGAGA TTTTGACTGGCTTTGAAACGAACAACAAATACGAAATCAAGAATACTCTGGGGCAAAGGGTGTACTTTGCAGCAGAGGACACTGACTGCTGTACCAGGAATTGCTGTGGGCCATCACGACCCTTCACCCTCCGGATCATAGACAACCTGGGCCACGAGGTGATAACACTGCAGAGACCCCTCCGATGTTCTTCatgctgctttccctgctgcttACAGGAG CTGGAAGTTCAGGCACCTCCAGGAACACCGGTTGGTTACGTCGTCCAGAACTGGCATCCCTGCCTGCCAAAGTTTACcattcaaaatgagaaaaaaatggatATACTGAAAATCATTGGCCCATGTGTTGTCTGCAGCTGTTGTGAGGACATTAATTTTGAG GTGAAGTCTGTGGATGAGACTGCTACTGTTGGGAGGATTTCTAAGCAGTGGACTGGCTTTGTGAGAGAAGCCTTTACAGATGCAGATAACTTTGGAATCACATTCCCAATGGACCTTGATGTAAAAATGAAAGCTGTCATGATTGGTGCTTGCTTCCTTATT GATTTCATGTTTTTCGAGCATGCTGGTGATAAGAAACAGCGAGCAGGAGTTTGGCAATGA
- the LOC136105276 gene encoding phospholipid scramblase 1 isoform X1 — protein MQAHNPAPAPGFPNVSYAPGNQVPYGYPQHAPGSYQGVAGAESYGFQVPAMGVPPGLAVPPIQNQPFVKEGTIWMPVPPPIPNCPPGLEYLTQIDQILIHQQIELLEILTGFETNNKYEIKNTLGQRVYFAAEDTDCCTRNCCGPSRPFTLRIIDNLGHEVITLQRPLRCSSCCFPCCLQELEVQAPPGTPVGYVVQNWHPCLPKFTIQNEKKMDILKIIGPCVVCSCCEDINFEVKSVDETATVGRISKQWTGFVREAFTDADNFGITFPMDLDVKMKAVMIGACFLIDFMFFEHAGDKKQRAGVWQ, from the exons ATGCAAG CACATAACCCTGCCCCAGCACCTGGATTTCCAAATGTAAGCTATGCGCCAGGAAATCAAGTCCCCTATGGCTACCCGCAGCATGCACCTGGGAGTTACCAAG GTGTCGCAGGCGCAGAGAGCTATGGCTTCCAGGTACCAGCTATGGGAGTCCCACCTGGCCTTGCTGTTCCGCCCATCCAGAACCAACCCTTTGTGAAGGAGGGGACAATCTGGATGCCTGTCCCACCTCCTATCCCCAACTGCCCTCCTGGACTGGAATACCTCACACAG ATTGACCAGATATTAATTCATCAGCAAATTGAACTTCTTGAGA TTTTGACTGGCTTTGAAACGAACAACAAATACGAAATCAAGAATACTCTGGGGCAAAGGGTGTACTTTGCAGCAGAGGACACTGACTGCTGTACCAGGAATTGCTGTGGGCCATCACGACCCTTCACCCTCCGGATCATAGACAACCTGGGCCACGAGGTGATAACACTGCAGAGACCCCTCCGATGTTCTTCatgctgctttccctgctgcttACAGGAG CTGGAAGTTCAGGCACCTCCAGGAACACCGGTTGGTTACGTCGTCCAGAACTGGCATCCCTGCCTGCCAAAGTTTACcattcaaaatgagaaaaaaatggatATACTGAAAATCATTGGCCCATGTGTTGTCTGCAGCTGTTGTGAGGACATTAATTTTGAG GTGAAGTCTGTGGATGAGACTGCTACTGTTGGGAGGATTTCTAAGCAGTGGACTGGCTTTGTGAGAGAAGCCTTTACAGATGCAGATAACTTTGGAATCACATTCCCAATGGACCTTGATGTAAAAATGAAAGCTGTCATGATTGGTGCTTGCTTCCTTATT GATTTCATGTTTTTCGAGCATGCTGGTGATAAGAAACAGCGAGCAGGAGTTTGGCAATGA